The Antechinus flavipes isolate AdamAnt ecotype Samford, QLD, Australia chromosome 4, AdamAnt_v2, whole genome shotgun sequence genomic interval ATccatttttaattaacaaaataacCAAATTTTCATTCAATATTCAATTTTGGCACCTTGATACTATTTCTGTCTCCTTGCAGAAGAATGAGTATTACTTTGCCACAAAACATCAGTCTTCCAGTAAGTCTTAAATTTGAAGTCCACTTCTCCACAGTTTTGATATACTTAGTCTTTGCTCTCATGTGATCTAAATGCAAAAGGGTGATCCATGTTCCATCATCCATGGTTATACTTTTAGACAAAGTATAGTCTTCAGAGCTAACAGTTGTTTCTGGCTGCCCAATGATGTGCTTGAGGTGTTGTTGAATCCAAAGAACAAGCTCATGTATCATCGGCTCAGACAAAAGAGTTTTTGCTTGTTCAAGTAGCTTCTCTTTTATAACTATACATTGTGCCCTGGTAAGGTGCTCAGAGTTAACTGAGATTCCTGGTAGACAAGATGGGTAAGTAGCTGGTAAATGAAATGATAGTCTTAATGGTATATTTTCATCCAAAAATCCTTGTCCATTTGTGTTAATTCTGAATGAAACTCCATCTgtttctgaaagagatccaaaataATCAATTGTGCATAATTTAGTTCAGAAAGAACATTAATAACTTAAGAGtgtagtcaatcaataaatatttaataagcacatCAGGCACTGTGTGCTGAGCACTGGAGACAGACCttgacctcaagaaacttacaatctaaagggagagacaacatgcaaagaaatatatgacaagctatatacaagataaataggatataattaacagaaggatagcactggaattaagaagggtGAGGGAAAGcttatttcaaaatgttttaccATAATACAGCTTCCAAGTCATGAGGAATCACTGACTGataagaaaggttttttttacaaattatttccaACAAGCACTTAACAGTCAATTATACTGTCTACCTCAGTCTGACAAAAAGTTAGAAGGTACTAATTCTTATAAGCTTTTCTTCTTGAACTTGGGTGAAAATGCTAACTACCAATAACAAAAACTGGTCAAAGAAactgcatattatatatacaagcTAAGGAAATAAAGTGGCATCATATCAGGAAACAAACAGACTGATGAatactgaaatagaaaaaaataatcaaaggaaatatgattaagtatatatatatacatcaatgTTCCCaaaagactttttctttaaaCAGATCCAAGTCAATATACCAGTATTAATGTCATGAAGTAAAAAATTAGTGGATATCAACCAAACCTAAAGCTCTttaagaacaaggaaaaaagcaGATACCAAGTATTAAAGAATTCTGTTCTCTTTCAGATGTGCTCTGCTTCACCTCTTTGATATGTTCTACctcatttcacttcatttttcaaaaaagttgATAAAATGTCAGACTGATTCATTCTACAAGGGGCAGAAGTAAACATATCAGAAAAGCAAAATACAACAGAACTGGGTATACAAATGAATTTCTTTGAAGTTCAAGTTGGTGCCTATTTCAAACTCTTTCTCTGTATgtacatttcatttctttttcacatgATAGGAAGACAAAGGCCTTCTCATTTTCATACTTGAAAATCATTTTCAGTCACTTTAGGACTCTCTAAGAAAGACTACTACAAGGCcgatttaaaataattataattccaTTTTAAGAGATGTAATATTAAAAATGCTTCCTTACATTCATAAGAGAAAATCTGTGATGAATATTGACTTCTTCAAATATTCCTATTAAGAATTCtatggaaaaaatattccaaatgacTACAATCTAAAAATAATCGATACACAATTTGTTAAATACAAGTAGAAATACAGGTTTTGATTGCCatataaacaataatttaaagaGCAGATTCTAACCTAATGGAGACAAATTTATCTACCTAATATCATACCTGTCAAGATAGTACCTTTATGGATCCAAATTCTCAAGAAAGGTTGAAGCACTGTCTTTGTAATTTCTTGACTTGAACCAAAACATAACAAAGGCAGACATGagaaacaagtttttaaaaaataggtttgtCTTCCTCATCCCAGTTAATACTTCAACCCCGCAAAACATATTTTTCCTATCAAGACTCTCCCAATGAAATGAAAGATATATTTACACAATATTTAAGCATACCACTATaagttaaaatacttttttggataaaaatgtcattaaaatcCAAGGTAGAATTATTTAATACACCAACATGTAATAATAGACACAACATTACTTATTGAAGGAAATTGTAaaatctctttcaaaaaaaaattttttttaatcatttgccTCAGAGATAAGGAATGAATTAAATGGTTTTTGTTCTCTTCCATTCCAATGATTTTATGTTGTATGTAGTAGTTTTTAAGTTTCCACTTCAAGTAACCATCTTTAGTACTTAATACCATAAGGAACCTACTTAGATTATAAAAGTTTTTAGAAAGTATAAGAACTGTCAttatttaagaaaggaaaaggaatacatTGAAGATGTTTGGAGCCAAATGAAATTACCCCAGGTAGTCTTTGGGGCTACAGTTACCAaatgttgctattcagtcatttcagtcatgtcttcaGTCTTCAGAattctatttgggtttttttttggggggggttgggttttttttagcaaaaacataaagtagtttgctgtttccttctctagataaTGCTATAGTTAAGCAAACAGATTAAAAGACTTGCTTAGGGTCAAACAAGTAGTAAGAGTTAGAGGCTGGATTCCAATGCATGTCcccttgactccaggcccaacatttTATctacagcaccacctagctgccttcagtCTCTTATAGAACACTATTTTGAGGATTATCACCttggcattaaaaaaatgaagttcaaTTCCTACCTTCAAAACATAttgactatgtgactctgggcaggtcacttaacttctcaagtCTCCAGGTATCCAGGTTGGCACAACAGATTAAGTCCTTTATCTAGACttgagacttgagttcaaatctagtctcagatccttatacctatgtgactctgggtcttttgtaagtcatttaacttgccTGACTCAgatttcttatctgcaaaataaggataaCACTACTGTCTTTCCAGAGATATCATATAGATAAAGTGAGACAGTATATTtaaggtgctttgcaaatataaattccatttattattgttgttgttatcacaTTCACTTCTTAATCGCTCTCTTCTCTGCCTGCCCCATCCCCTCGGAAATTAAACTttatctgtatgtgcaaaaatgtatgtggcagccctttttgtagtggctagaaactagaaattgaatggctgcccatcaattggagaatggctgagtaaattgtggtatatgaatgttatagattataacaataatattttattgttctgtaagaaatgaccagcaggatgaatacaagagaagcttggagagacttaaatgaattgatgctaagtgaaatgagcagaaccaggagatcattataacacttcaacaacaatactatatgaggatcaattctgatgaaagtggctattttcaacaataagaggatctaaatcagttccaattgatcagtaatgaacagtaccaactacatccagtgaaagaacaatgggaaatgagtgtggatcacaacatagaatttccactctttctgttattgtttgcttgcattttcatttttcttctctgattatttttaccttctttctaaatccaatttttcttgtgcagcaagataactgtataaatatgtatacatatattgtatttaacatatgctttaacatatttaacatgtatgggactacctgccatctaggggagggggtggaggaaaggaggggaaaagttgaaacaaaactttttgcaagggtcagtgttgaaaaattactcatgcatatgttttgtcaataagaagctataataaaaaaaagttaaacccttaaaataaaaacccaaaaaataaaaaatgagaaaaaatagttcAGCAAAAATAACCAATATGTTGGCTAAGTCTAAAATTACATGTCATGCCCATTTCTTCAAAGGTGAAAAGATATTTTCACATCTCTTTAAGTTCCAAAAATCattctaattttataatattcagttctaattgttttatcattatttctatttatgttgAAGCAGCCATTGTTTATACTTTTCCTCGCTCTGCTTacttttagtttgttttcttatgCTACTCTGGATATAGTATGTTCGTCATTGCTGATTGtgcaataataatattccaatatattcatataacaaaaatatttaactaTCCCCCAGTTAATAATCATCTACATTATActtgttactacaaaaaaaaaaatgctgccatatccctttttgtagtggctagaaattggaaattgaatgaatgtccctcaattgaagaatggctgaataaattgtggcatatgaatattatggattattgttctttaagaaatgaccagcaggatgatttcagaaaggcttggagagacttaacatgaactgatgctgagtgaaatgagcaagaccaggagatcattatataattcaacaacaatactttatgatgatcaattctcatgagcatggctctcttcaacaatgagatgaatcaaatcattccatttgttcaataatgaatagaaccagctacacccagaaaaagaactcttagaaatgagtgtgaaccactacatagcatttctaatccctccgtttttgtccacttgcatttttgatttccttctcaagttaattttaccttatttcaaagtttgattcttcttgtgcagcaaaataactgtatggctatgtatacatatattgtatttaacatatactttaacatatgtaatatgtattggtctacctgccatttgggggagggatttggggaaggaaggaggggaaaagttggaacagaaggttttgcaaggttcaaagatgaaaaattacccatgcatatatcttgtaaataaaaagctataataaaataaatgctacataaatttGATACATTTGATATCTTGCTACATTTGATACATTGCTACATGATACATTTTATGGACATTTTAAGTCACTTTCTTAGGatgattttaaattacattttagaatGTCTGGACCAGATCACAATTTCACCAATTATGTATTAGTGTATCTTTCCATGAGCCTTCCAAAAGTGGCTTTCCTtatcttttgttatattttctttttgctagatATGAGATGAAATCTTAGAAGTGTTTTAATTTACATCTTTATGTActctttaaagtattatatatggTTCTCAATAGTTGGAAAAGTCCATTTTCTTGACAGAATTTGACTTCCTATCGCGTGACTAAGAATAAACTAAGTGCatgcagcaaaaaataaaatgttaagagGCAATACATTTTAGCActgaaaaatctataaaataacatttttaaaaaagtaaaacttagggtaattttaaaatagttgtaAAAAAACTAGAATTTTATTACCATAAATGAGCTCACATATATTTAGAGGGCCAGGATTAGCATTTTGTCAAgaaaagagcattgaatttggatTTAGAGGACTTAAATTTGAATCCCAACATTCCATTTGTATGGATTCAAATTTCTTGGTTTCAGTAtcttcttttataacattttataatattatacgtattatatataaatattatagatatattatatatgtatattatatattattattatttataatattaattagtGAGATGatatgatctctaaaatcttttctgGGTCTGAATCTGTAATATTTTTGGTTGACTGATCCTGTGATTTTCTTGTAGCCAAACAATTAAAGAGAACTCTAGAAATTCCTAGTTGGTAGGGTTTTGAAGAAGTGATGGGCTAGAGCAAGAGTTCTTAACATGAGATCCAATTCAGGTATTAAcctgaattattattatatattatacatacatatatatatatatatatatatatatatatatatatattgctgtattcaatataattgatttcctctgAAACaatgtttggtttgttttttttttaattaggtattttaaaacatattttgagaAAGGGCCCATGGGTTTCACCACATGGCCAACAAATCCATGacaaacaaagaaagaatttcaGGGCCAATCAACACTGGATTAaatctaacaagatgaaattcaatagggataaatgaaaaatgttacttgaacacaaaacaaaaatcaacttcacaaatgTAACATTACAAAATATGGTTGTTCTGAAAAAAATCTAGGGTTTTTAATGGACTGCAAGATCAAAATAAATCACTGTgtgatgtggcagccaaaaaaagctaatgaaatattgggttgtattaaaaaaaaaaaaaaaaaaaaaaggcatggctTCTAGACCACAGCAGCCTTCTCACCATGTAAAAGTTCATGGCATCCCTGCAAACCTTTACTAAGGAGTTAGTTCATCTCAgaacttccattttttaaaaagtactcagGCCAACcatgtcttctttcctttccaggaTCTACTTCTGATTCTCAATTTGCTCTCACTCAGataccttttctctttctcttctcttattgcttTTCAGGTTTCCTTTACAAACTTTCCCAGATTATAAATCCATGAGGGCAGTGGTTGTCTTTATTCTtacattaatcaatcaattgattgattaattgattcttaatataattaagaaattaatcATGTGCCAAACACaaggaatatatattatatatatacatgcatattacatatctatatctatatcatatatcatatatattatatataatatataatatcctTAGTGTCTAGCACATGgttaatttcttaataaatgcttggtttgAAATGACAGTCCTACTATTAATGCCCTAATCAGATCTCATCTGGAGTAGTGTGTTCAGTTCTGGCTAAATGGTAAAGTAGACAAAGCATTGGATTTGCAGTGAGGAAGATGGAagatcaaaaatcaaatgagtccTCATGACACTTTGTGACTGTATGATTAAAagcatttgcctcaatttcattaACTAAAATaggctaataatagcatttatcttccaagttattgtgaggataaagtataaaatattttaaaccttaaagcactatgcaaatactaattattattgttgttaggaggaggaaaaattaaatttgtagttctgtttggccccagaggacagaaccAAGAACAATGGGTGGAAGTTGCAAAGAGCCCAAATTAgatttgatgtcaagaaaaacttgctaataattagagctgtccatAAGTGGAAGGAGCTGCCTCAAGGTGTAATGGGTGACCCCTCTTTGAAACTCCTTAATCAGAGGCTGGACAACCACTTTTTAAGTATATAACAGTGAAGATTCCTTTACCACATGGATTTAATGAGACACCAAGTTTTCTTCTcactttcaaattctgtgattttgtgaaatGCCGCATGGTACAGCACCTAGAGAATCAACCTTGGAGACAAGAAGACTTGCATTTAAGTAGCTCTTCATCACCTATTTAAATTATGACACTAATGAATTGCTACCTGAATCAGATGGATTTCCGACTCCAGGAGTTGTCCAA includes:
- the RWDD3 gene encoding RWD domain-containing protein 3 isoform X1 translates to MSELVREELAALAAIFCGPDEWEVVSCSETDGVSFRINTNGQGFLDENIPLRLSFHLPATYPSCLPGISVNSEHLTRAQCIVIKEKLLEQAKTLLSEPMIHELVLWIQQHLKHIIGQPETTVSSEDYTLSKSITMDDGTWITLLHLDHMRAKTKYIKTVEKWTSNLRLTGRLMFCGKVILILLQGDRNSIKEYLILQKTSKVDVDSSGKKCKEKMISILFETKVQMEHKRFLAFEVKEYSSLDELLKEFEAAGLKELFSEFVLPLVK
- the RWDD3 gene encoding RWD domain-containing protein 3 isoform X3 — translated: MENFPFVQDLLHETETDGVSFRINTNGQGFLDENIPLRLSFHLPATYPSCLPGISVNSEHLTRAQCIVIKEKLLEQAKTLLSEPMIHELVLWIQQHLKHIIGQPETTVSSEDYTLSKSITMDDGTWITLLHLDHMRAKTKYIKTVEKWTSNLRLTGRLMFCGKVILILLQGDRNSIKEYLILQKTSKVDVDSSGKKCKEKMISILFETKVQMEHKRFLAFEVKEYSSLDELLKEFEAAGLKELFSEFVLPLVK
- the RWDD3 gene encoding RWD domain-containing protein 3 isoform X2, giving the protein MSIYYEYFLLEAHWKDIGHETDGVSFRINTNGQGFLDENIPLRLSFHLPATYPSCLPGISVNSEHLTRAQCIVIKEKLLEQAKTLLSEPMIHELVLWIQQHLKHIIGQPETTVSSEDYTLSKSITMDDGTWITLLHLDHMRAKTKYIKTVEKWTSNLRLTGRLMFCGKVILILLQGDRNSIKEYLILQKTSKVDVDSSGKKCKEKMISILFETKVQMEHKRFLAFEVKEYSSLDELLKEFEAAGLKELFSEFVLPLVK